The Candidatus Vesicomyosocius sp. SY067_SCS001 genome includes a window with the following:
- the hflC gene encoding protease modulator HflC, which produces MQKIGLALIAVLFLILSSVVYTVNETQTVIKLRLGKIVSVEEVPGLKFKMPFVNNIVKFDNRIQTLDAPSERFLTGEKKNVIVDSYVKWRIEDAEQFYKSTGGNIARTNNRLAQIIKTGLKSEFSKRTIADVVSGERSEIMSNIARLAKKDIAQFGIKIIDVRIKRIDLSQEVSNSVYRRMQAERQRVAKEFRSKGAEEAEIIKAAADKERTIILANAYRDSEKIRGEGDAVSANNYAKAYSKNSDFYVFYRSLESYKKSFSNQSNILVLNPNTEFFRHFNPQIK; this is translated from the coding sequence ATGCAAAAAATAGGTTTAGCACTAATTGCTGTTTTATTTTTAATATTAAGTTCAGTAGTCTACACAGTTAATGAAACCCAGACAGTAATTAAATTACGTTTAGGTAAAATTGTAAGCGTTGAGGAAGTTCCAGGTCTTAAATTCAAAATGCCATTTGTTAATAATATTGTAAAATTTGACAATCGTATTCAAACTTTAGATGCACCATCTGAACGATTTTTAACAGGGGAGAAAAAGAATGTAATTGTCGATTCTTATGTTAAATGGAGAATTGAAGATGCTGAGCAGTTTTATAAATCAACAGGCGGTAACATAGCTAGAACTAATAATCGTCTAGCTCAAATTATTAAAACTGGCCTTAAAAGTGAATTTTCAAAACGAACTATTGCTGACGTTGTTTCTGGTGAACGTAGTGAAATTATGTCAAACATTGCTAGACTTGCGAAAAAGGACATTGCTCAATTTGGTATTAAGATTATTGATGTTCGTATTAAGCGAATTGATTTATCACAAGAGGTATCTAATTCAGTTTATCGTCGTATGCAGGCAGAACGACAAAGAGTAGCTAAAGAATTTAGATCTAAGGGAGCGGAGGAGGCTGAGATAATTAAGGCAGCAGCAGACAAAGAACGTACTATTATTTTGGCAAATGCTTATCGAGATTCTGAGAAAATTAGAGGTGAGGGTGATGCTGTTAGTGCAAATAACTACGCAAAAGCCTATAGTAAGAATTCAGATTTTTACGTTTTTTATCGTTCATTAGAATCGTATAAAAAGTCATTTTCTAATCAAAGTAATATTTTAGTTCTTAATCCAAATACGGAATTCTTCCGTCACTTTAATCCACAAATTAAATAA
- a CDS encoding GNAT family N-acetyltransferase yields the protein MIKAEQILTLVKPFSEDGKILIRTKEQINENIRDFVYLTDNNQLIACAGLKDCKEDNMGEIYSLAVSKKVQKTGLSLKLLEKIMFKAKAKKFSKVFALTKHSTNWFIKHGFIQMSIIDLPQKHQVSFNQERNSSIFFKNVN from the coding sequence TTGATTAAAGCCGAACAAATTCTAACTCTAGTTAAACCTTTTTCTGAGGATGGTAAAATATTAATTAGAACTAAGGAACAAATTAATGAAAATATTAGAGATTTTGTTTATTTGACAGACAACAATCAATTGATTGCTTGTGCAGGACTTAAAGATTGTAAAGAGGATAATATGGGAGAAATTTACTCATTAGCAGTATCTAAGAAAGTACAAAAAACAGGGTTATCTTTAAAGTTACTTGAAAAAATTATGTTTAAAGCAAAAGCTAAAAAATTTTCCAAGGTTTTTGCATTAACTAAACATAGCACAAATTGGTTTATTAAACATGGTTTTATACAAATGAGTATTATTGATTTACCCCAAAAACATCAAGTTTCATTTAATCAGGAACGTAATTCATCAATTTTTTTTAAAAATGTTAATTAA
- a CDS encoding dUTP diphosphatase has translation MSKIKQMFELQKQFNNNTNGLQWTDGITKDGRYISWLRCIYMEATEAIDSFNWKHWKNIKEEHDLDNSKVELVDIWHFIMSEAIYFGDTQFAYNYENIKPEREVNPELVIEILEKLVAVASSANVNKSQNALYEITGLFFKALTTMSMDISELYKRYLVKNQLNVFRQKHGYKKGTYIKLWGVEEDNVVAFRIMEKYPDLMPEQLYKELEKEYNSHNFILNK, from the coding sequence ATGAGCAAAATTAAGCAAATGTTTGAATTACAAAAACAGTTCAATAACAACACTAACGGTCTACAGTGGACTGATGGTATAACAAAAGACGGGCGTTATATTTCTTGGTTACGTTGTATTTATATGGAAGCTACTGAGGCAATTGATTCTTTTAATTGGAAACACTGGAAAAATATTAAAGAGGAGCATGATTTAGATAACTCTAAAGTTGAGTTAGTGGATATTTGGCATTTTATTATGTCTGAAGCTATTTATTTTGGTGATACTCAATTTGCTTATAATTATGAAAATATAAAGCCAGAAAGGGAGGTAAATCCAGAACTTGTGATAGAAATTTTAGAAAAATTAGTGGCCGTAGCAAGTAGTGCTAATGTGAATAAATCACAAAATGCTTTATATGAAATAACAGGGCTTTTTTTTAAAGCGCTAACAACAATGAGTATGGACATATCAGAACTCTATAAACGCTATCTTGTCAAAAATCAACTTAATGTCTTTAGACAGAAACATGGTTATAAGAAAGGCACTTATATTAAACTTTGGGGCGTAGAGGAAGATAACGTTGTTGCCTTTCGTATAATGGAAAAATATCCCGATTTAATGCCAGAACAATTGTATAAAGAATTAGAGAAAGAATACAATTCTCATAATTTTATACTAAATAAATAA
- a CDS encoding 2Fe-2S iron-sulfur cluster-binding protein: MFRIEIDNINGKTKSLYAYGNHSILIELEQQNVLINHSCRQGHCGSCILQLLSGDVTHQDSIISLSQGEILACRATPVTDIRIALRN, from the coding sequence ATGTTTAGGATAGAAATTGATAACATCAATGGTAAAACCAAATCATTATATGCTTATGGAAATCACTCCATTCTTATTGAACTTGAACAACAGAATGTACTCATTAATCATTCTTGTCGTCAAGGGCATTGTGGTAGCTGTATATTGCAACTATTATCTGGTGATGTCACCCATCAGGATTCTATAATATCCTTATCACAAGGGGAAATTTTAGCTTGTAGAGCAACACCTGTTACTGATATTAGAATTGCTTTAAGAAATTGA
- the rnt gene encoding ribonuclease T yields the protein MLIKDRIRGYLPVVIDIETGGFNEKTDAMLEICTIIIGIDRMNNLYPKKPQHFHIEPFKGSILEPSAIKFNSIDVNNPFRMAVKEADAIKQIYTKIYTELKQKNCTRAILVGHNAFFDLGFLRAATNRCKLKSPFHQFSTLDTVSLSALCYGETVLAKAIRKADIEWDDTYAHSALYDTQKTAELFCKVFNTQ from the coding sequence ATGTTAATTAAAGATAGAATTCGTGGGTATTTACCAGTAGTTATTGACATTGAAACAGGTGGTTTTAACGAAAAAACTGATGCCATGTTGGAGATTTGCACTATTATAATTGGCATTGATAGAATGAATAATTTATACCCAAAAAAGCCACAACATTTTCACATTGAGCCATTTAAAGGAAGCATATTAGAGCCTAGTGCGATAAAGTTTAATAGTATTGATGTTAATAATCCATTTAGAATGGCAGTTAAAGAGGCTGATGCTATTAAGCAAATTTATACCAAAATATATACAGAACTAAAACAAAAGAACTGCACTCGTGCTATTTTAGTGGGACATAATGCTTTTTTTGATTTAGGCTTTTTACGTGCTGCAACTAACAGGTGTAAACTTAAAAGCCCTTTTCATCAATTTTCAACCCTAGATACGGTTAGTTTATCAGCCTTATGCTATGGCGAAACAGTATTGGCTAAAGCCATACGTAAGGCTGATATTGAGTGGGATGATACTTATGCTCATTCTGCATTATACGATACACAAAAAACAGCTGAACTATTTTGTAAAGTTTTTAATACACAATAA
- a CDS encoding ATP phosphoribosyltransferase regulatory subunit: MWQLPESIEELTNNQALIFESLRRDLLDLYADKGFGLVIPPMVEHVNSLLLTNDVVDEKTFKFLDPNSGKMLGVHADITPQIARIDAKRGSDSIEKYCYINSILKTKADDFYASRSPIQAGAELYGSNATESDVEIIELMLESLKLLSINSVILILGNVAIFDSLTEQENISIQAVVHLRAIFSRRSMPDLAVFLNNNTLKNADLFIHLIKLEGGSDILDKALIIFGHFEQARIAIEDLIIIDKQLLEKGVKAIFDLSELQAYEYHTGVVFSAYNKNYSKALAQGGRYNDIGKSFGKSRAATGFSFDLKFLSQSHF, from the coding sequence GTGTGGCAATTGCCTGAAAGTATAGAGGAGCTTACTAATAACCAAGCATTGATTTTTGAATCCTTGCGGCGTGATCTTTTAGATTTATATGCTGATAAAGGCTTTGGTTTGGTTATTCCCCCAATGGTTGAACATGTCAATTCACTTTTACTAACTAATGATGTTGTTGATGAAAAAACATTCAAGTTCTTAGATCCTAATAGTGGTAAAATGCTAGGGGTTCATGCTGATATTACTCCACAAATTGCACGTATTGATGCTAAACGTGGTAGTGATTCGATTGAAAAATATTGCTATATTAATTCAATTTTAAAAACCAAAGCAGATGATTTTTATGCATCACGCTCTCCTATTCAGGCAGGAGCTGAGCTTTATGGTTCAAATGCAACTGAATCTGATGTTGAAATAATCGAATTAATGTTGGAAAGTTTAAAGCTATTATCAATTAATTCAGTCATACTTATCTTAGGCAATGTTGCTATTTTTGATTCTTTAACAGAACAAGAGAATATATCAATACAAGCAGTGGTACATTTGAGAGCTATTTTCTCACGTCGATCAATGCCAGATTTAGCTGTATTCTTAAATAATAACACGCTTAAAAATGCTGATTTATTTATCCATTTGATAAAACTAGAGGGAGGTTCTGATATCCTAGATAAGGCGTTGATAATATTTGGCCATTTTGAACAAGCTAGAATAGCTATTGAAGATTTAATTATCATTGACAAACAGCTTCTTGAAAAGGGTGTTAAAGCTATTTTTGATCTTAGCGAATTACAGGCCTATGAATACCATACAGGTGTTGTGTTTTCAGCTTATAATAAAAATTATTCTAAAGCTTTAGCGCAAGGGGGTCGTTATAACGACATTGGTAAGTCTTTTGGAAAATCAAGAGCAGCTACTGGCTTTTCGTTTGATTTGAAATTTTTATCTCAAAGTCATTTTTAA
- the ilvD gene encoding dihydroxy-acid dehydratase, with protein sequence MCIPRKYSSQVVDGFERAPSRAMLYPIGFKKEDFSKPQIGIASTWSMVTPCNMHINKLANKAEKGINNAGGKGVIFNTITISDGISMGSEGMKYSLVSREVIADSIETVVGCQGFDGVVAIGGCDKNMPGCIIGLARLNRPSIFVYGGTTQPGKNHTDLVSVFEAVGQFSNDEINEIELENIEKTAVTGPGSCGGMYTANTMASAIEALGMSLPNSSAQNAISDDKNNDCIQAGEAVLILLNKDIKPRDIMTMKAFENAITVIIALGGSTNAVLHLIAMANAAEVNLKIDDFTRIGKKVPVIADLKPSGKYMMSELVEIGGTLPLMKMLLDARLLHGDCMTVTGKTLAKNLRNVKPYPDSQEIIRALDNPIKKDSHLRILRGNLAIEGAVAKITGKEGSSFKGTAKCFSHEEGALKAILNDQIKAGNVIVIRYEGPVGGPGMREMLAPTSAVMGKGLGGKIALITDGRFSGGTHGFVVGHITPEAFKGGVLAVVEDGDEIIIDAQNNVLELLVDKVIIDKRLSKWRQPKPNYTKGVLAKFSKLVKSASEGAVTD encoded by the coding sequence ATGTGCATCCCAAGAAAATATTCCTCACAAGTTGTTGATGGATTTGAACGCGCACCAAGTCGTGCTATGCTTTATCCTATTGGTTTTAAAAAAGAGGATTTTAGCAAACCCCAGATTGGTATAGCAAGTACTTGGTCAATGGTAACACCATGTAATATGCATATTAATAAATTGGCTAACAAGGCTGAAAAGGGGATAAACAACGCAGGTGGTAAAGGTGTTATCTTTAACACCATTACCATATCAGATGGTATTTCTATGGGTTCTGAAGGTATGAAATATTCTTTAGTATCACGTGAAGTCATTGCCGATTCAATTGAAACAGTGGTTGGTTGTCAAGGGTTTGATGGTGTAGTTGCTATTGGTGGTTGTGATAAAAATATGCCTGGTTGTATTATTGGTTTAGCACGTCTTAACCGTCCCAGTATTTTTGTTTATGGCGGTACTACTCAACCAGGTAAAAATCATACAGACCTGGTGAGTGTTTTCGAAGCAGTTGGTCAATTTTCTAACGATGAAATTAATGAAATTGAGTTAGAGAATATTGAAAAAACAGCCGTTACTGGTCCAGGCTCTTGTGGGGGTATGTACACCGCTAATACTATGGCATCAGCAATTGAAGCGTTAGGTATGAGTTTACCCAACTCCAGTGCACAAAATGCTATATCAGATGATAAAAATAATGATTGCATCCAAGCTGGAGAAGCTGTTCTTATTTTATTAAATAAAGACATTAAACCCCGTGATATAATGACTATGAAAGCATTCGAAAATGCAATCACTGTAATTATTGCACTAGGTGGTTCAACCAATGCTGTATTGCATTTAATTGCCATGGCGAATGCCGCTGAGGTCAATCTTAAAATTGATGACTTTACTCGTATTGGTAAAAAAGTACCTGTTATTGCTGACCTTAAACCATCAGGTAAATACATGATGAGTGAATTGGTTGAAATTGGAGGTACTTTACCACTAATGAAAATGTTACTTGATGCAAGACTATTACATGGGGATTGTATGACAGTAACAGGAAAAACTTTAGCTAAAAATTTAAGAAATGTTAAACCGTATCCTGATTCCCAAGAAATTATTAGAGCATTAGATAACCCAATAAAGAAAGATTCGCACCTTAGAATTTTACGGGGTAATCTTGCAATTGAAGGTGCTGTAGCAAAAATTACTGGTAAAGAAGGTTCAAGTTTTAAAGGTACAGCTAAATGCTTTTCTCATGAAGAAGGAGCGCTTAAGGCTATTTTAAATGATCAAATAAAAGCAGGTAATGTTATTGTTATTCGTTACGAAGGCCCTGTTGGTGGCCCTGGTATGCGTGAAATGCTCGCTCCTACTTCTGCAGTTATGGGAAAAGGATTAGGTGGTAAAATTGCTCTTATTACTGATGGGCGTTTCTCTGGTGGTACACACGGCTTTGTAGTCGGTCATATTACACCTGAAGCCTTTAAAGGTGGAGTACTAGCAGTGGTTGAAGATGGTGATGAAATTATAATTGATGCACAAAATAACGTTTTAGAGCTATTAGTTGATAAAGTTATTATTGATAAACGCTTATCCAAATGGAGGCAACCTAAACCAAACTACACTAAAGGTGTATTAGCAAAATTTTCAAAATTAGTTAAATCTGCCTCTGAAGGTGCAGTTACTGATTAA
- the rnr gene encoding ribonuclease R: MSDPHYKRESKKKYDNSIPSRKYILSFFEKKSRTLHELYDLLTIEYHQKKPLSHRLKAMVRDQQLNFDQHGVYHKFSSKNGVITGRVIANPKGFGFITLDKGGKDLRLSLKQMQLVFHGDKVQARLLNQRGDAQIIKVTKSIETVVGRLHLEKKCAYVVVDDKRIKNNISILKINKEHHDKQIVIVKITRSPTLKSLAIGEIIQILGIYMDKGMETDSAIYRNNIPVDFSLGAFEQTSKLPTIVTNSDKTDRIDITKIKLVTIDGEDSRDFDDAVYAQVTSKGWKLIVAIADVSHYVKEGSDLDKDALDRGNSVYFPHRVVPMLPEILSNGLCSINPGVERLCMTCEMNIDTHGNLLNYKFYRAVMFSHARLTYNKVNQILKHHDADLTQYYAPVMENLNSLYNLYKSLRTSRIKRGVMDFDRIESQILFNDNGKISNIVDCSRNDAHKLIEECMLMANQASAKFLNHHNEDFLYRIHPKPTAEKVEVTRQFLTAIGLTLEGGIQPESKDFAKVLEDSKGRNDENIIKTIVLRTMKQAVYTPTNEGHFGLAFEDYTHFTSPIRRYPDLLVHRAIKRVLGKKSKKPSKKMLEIGMHLSMTERRADNASRDVEQWLKCEYMLDKVGDRFNGVISGIASFGIFIELTDIFVEGMIALCDMKDDYYIFDNIKHQLKGDPTGKVYQLGNTIKIQVTSVNLDNRQIMFSPIE; encoded by the coding sequence ATGTCAGATCCTCACTATAAAAGAGAGTCAAAAAAAAAGTACGATAACTCAATTCCTTCAAGGAAATATATCCTTAGTTTTTTTGAAAAAAAATCACGTACACTACATGAATTATATGATTTATTAACTATTGAATATCATCAAAAAAAACCTCTATCACACCGGCTTAAAGCCATGGTTCGTGATCAACAGCTCAATTTCGACCAACATGGTGTATACCATAAATTTAGTTCTAAAAATGGTGTGATAACTGGAAGGGTAATTGCCAATCCTAAAGGCTTTGGTTTTATTACGTTAGACAAGGGTGGTAAAGACTTAAGACTCTCATTAAAACAAATGCAATTAGTCTTTCATGGCGATAAAGTGCAAGCGCGATTACTTAATCAACGTGGTGATGCACAAATTATCAAAGTTACTAAAAGTATTGAAACTGTAGTAGGGCGTTTACATCTTGAAAAAAAATGTGCTTATGTTGTAGTTGATGATAAACGTATTAAAAATAATATTAGTATTCTAAAGATTAATAAAGAACATCATGATAAACAAATTGTAATTGTTAAGATTACTAGATCTCCAACTTTGAAAAGCCTAGCAATAGGTGAAATTATCCAAATCTTGGGTATCTACATGGATAAAGGAATGGAAACAGATTCTGCTATTTATCGCAATAACATTCCTGTTGATTTTTCACTAGGAGCATTTGAACAAACTTCTAAATTACCAACTATAGTTACTAATTCTGACAAAACAGACCGAATTGATATCACTAAAATAAAGTTAGTTACCATTGATGGTGAAGATTCTCGTGATTTTGACGATGCTGTATATGCACAAGTTACCAGCAAAGGCTGGAAACTAATTGTCGCTATTGCTGATGTATCACATTATGTAAAAGAAGGATCAGATTTAGATAAAGATGCTCTTGATCGTGGTAATTCGGTGTATTTTCCACATCGTGTTGTCCCAATGTTACCTGAAATTTTATCAAACGGATTATGTTCAATTAATCCTGGTGTTGAACGATTATGTATGACTTGTGAGATGAATATTGATACTCATGGAAATCTATTAAATTATAAGTTTTATCGTGCTGTTATGTTCTCACATGCTCGATTAACGTACAATAAAGTTAATCAAATTTTAAAGCATCATGATGCTGATTTAACCCAGTACTATGCACCAGTAATGGAAAATTTAAACTCATTATATAACTTATACAAATCACTTAGAACTTCTAGGATTAAACGTGGAGTAATGGATTTTGATCGTATTGAATCACAAATTTTGTTTAATGATAATGGTAAAATATCTAATATTGTTGATTGTTCTCGTAATGATGCCCATAAACTGATTGAAGAATGTATGCTAATGGCTAATCAAGCAAGTGCAAAATTTTTAAATCATCACAATGAAGATTTTTTATATCGGATTCATCCAAAACCTACAGCTGAGAAAGTAGAGGTTACTCGCCAGTTCTTAACTGCTATTGGCTTAACACTTGAAGGGGGTATACAACCAGAATCTAAAGATTTTGCTAAAGTGCTTGAAGATTCTAAAGGTAGAAATGATGAAAATATAATCAAAACTATTGTGTTACGTACAATGAAACAAGCTGTTTACACCCCTACCAATGAAGGTCACTTTGGCTTAGCATTTGAAGACTACACCCACTTTACATCGCCAATTAGACGTTACCCTGATCTTTTAGTACATCGCGCTATTAAACGTGTTTTAGGAAAAAAAAGTAAAAAACCAAGTAAGAAAATGCTTGAAATTGGTATGCACCTATCTATGACTGAACGTCGTGCAGATAATGCTTCACGTGATGTTGAACAGTGGTTAAAGTGTGAATATATGCTTGATAAAGTAGGAGATCGATTTAATGGTGTTATTTCTGGTATTGCTAGTTTTGGCATCTTTATTGAACTTACTGATATATTTGTCGAAGGTATGATTGCCCTATGTGACATGAAAGATGATTATTATATTTTTGATAACATTAAACATCAACTCAAAGGAGATCCTACTGGTAAAGTTTATCAATTAGGAAATACTATCAAAATCCAAGTTACCTCAGTTAATCTTGACAATAGACAAATAATGTTTTCTCCTATAGAATAA
- a CDS encoding adenylosuccinate synthase: MSKNVVIIGTQWGDEGKGKIVDLITDRAVIVVRFQGGHNAGHTLVIDKQTTVLHLIPSGILHDHVECLIAHGVVLSMSALLKEIKELEGANINVTERLKISPGCPLIFPYHIALDNAREAKCGKAAIGTTGNGIGPTYEDKVARRGLRVGDLLNPILFASKLKEVVEYHNFLLTNYYGTAPVDYQTILYQALSQAKKIKHMIIDVTEKIHQHIANDENILFEGAQGTLLDIDQGTYPFVTSSNTTSGGAVTGSGVGVTDINYVLGIVKAYTTRVGSGPFPTELIYNVSTNKGDVIGKVLGTVGHEFGATTGRQRRCGWLDMVTLKRSFNLNAVTGICLTKLDVLDSLISVKICVAYKLNGKEVTIPPYDAKGYTDAKPIYIEMPGWKTSTIGTNSFNSLPIEAQNYIHKIEQLANLPVDILSTGPDRTQTLILKHPFE, translated from the coding sequence ATGTCAAAAAATGTAGTGATTATTGGTACCCAGTGGGGTGATGAAGGTAAAGGTAAGATAGTTGATTTAATCACAGATAGAGCAGTAATCGTGGTGCGTTTCCAAGGTGGTCATAACGCAGGCCATACCTTAGTCATTGATAAACAAACAACTGTACTACACCTTATTCCTTCAGGTATTTTACACGACCATGTTGAATGTTTAATTGCTCATGGTGTGGTATTATCGATGTCTGCTTTATTAAAAGAAATAAAGGAATTAGAAGGTGCTAATATTAATGTAACAGAGCGTTTAAAGATTAGTCCAGGATGCCCTTTGATTTTTCCATATCACATTGCTCTTGATAATGCTCGAGAAGCAAAATGTGGCAAGGCTGCTATTGGCACAACAGGTAATGGTATTGGGCCTACTTATGAGGATAAAGTTGCTCGTCGTGGCTTGCGTGTAGGGGATTTATTGAATCCAATCCTATTTGCCTCAAAACTTAAAGAAGTGGTAGAATACCATAACTTTTTACTAACTAACTATTATGGCACAGCTCCTGTTGATTATCAAACTATTTTATATCAAGCTCTATCTCAAGCAAAAAAAATTAAACATATGATTATTGATGTAACAGAAAAAATTCATCAGCATATTGCTAATGATGAAAATATACTATTTGAAGGTGCACAAGGTACATTATTAGACATTGATCAAGGTACTTATCCATTTGTTACTTCTTCAAACACAACTTCTGGTGGTGCAGTTACTGGTTCTGGTGTTGGAGTAACAGATATTAATTATGTATTAGGAATTGTTAAAGCTTATACAACACGAGTAGGTAGTGGTCCATTCCCAACTGAGCTAATTTATAATGTTTCCACTAATAAAGGTGATGTAATTGGTAAAGTGTTAGGTACAGTTGGGCATGAGTTTGGTGCAACTACAGGTCGCCAGCGTCGTTGTGGTTGGTTGGATATGGTTACATTGAAACGTTCATTTAATTTAAATGCTGTTACTGGTATTTGTCTTACCAAGCTTGATGTCTTAGATTCGTTAATAAGTGTTAAAATTTGTGTTGCTTATAAATTAAACGGCAAAGAAGTTACAATACCGCCATATGACGCCAAAGGATACACAGATGCAAAACCAATTTATATTGAAATGCCTGGTTGGAAAACTTCAACTATTGGTACTAATTCATTTAACTCTTTACCTATTGAAGCACAAAACTACATCCATAAAATTGAGCAGTTAGCTAATCTTCCAGTTGATATCTTATCTACCGGACCAGACAGAACACAAACTCTAATTTTAAAACACCCATTCGAGTAA